In Numidum massiliense, a single genomic region encodes these proteins:
- the ftsE gene encoding cell division ATP-binding protein FtsE: protein MIEMYDVWKTYDNGNDALRAIDVKIDQGEFVFLVGQSGAGKSTFIKLIYREEKPTKGKIYINGINVDRINERKIPQLRRHIGIVFQDFRLLPRKTAYENVAFAMEVIGEPRKRIEERVSEMFELIGLTDRMHAYPDELSGGEAQRVAVARAMVNRPSVLIADEPTGNLDPETSLDIMKLFEEINDMGTTLLMSTHNRDIVNSMKKRVIAVENGQIVRDEMRGDYGYED from the coding sequence TTGATAGAAATGTATGACGTATGGAAGACGTACGACAACGGCAACGATGCCTTGCGCGCGATCGACGTCAAAATTGATCAAGGGGAATTTGTTTTTCTCGTCGGCCAGAGTGGCGCTGGTAAATCGACGTTTATTAAGCTCATTTACCGCGAAGAAAAGCCGACGAAAGGGAAGATTTACATTAACGGCATTAACGTCGACCGCATTAATGAGCGCAAAATTCCACAACTCAGACGGCACATCGGCATTGTTTTCCAAGACTTCCGGCTGTTGCCGCGGAAAACGGCGTACGAAAACGTCGCCTTTGCCATGGAAGTTATCGGCGAACCGCGGAAACGGATCGAAGAGCGCGTCTCCGAAATGTTTGAGCTCATCGGTCTCACCGACCGCATGCACGCCTACCCCGACGAACTGTCGGGCGGGGAAGCGCAGCGCGTCGCCGTGGCGCGAGCGATGGTCAACAGGCCGAGTGTGCTGATCGCCGACGAGCCGACCGGTAATTTGGATCCAGAAACGTCGCTCGATATTATGAAGTTGTTCGAAGAAATTAACGATATGGGTACGACGCTGTTAATGTCGACGCACAATCGGGACATTGTCAACAGCATGAAAAAGCGCGTCATCGCGGTTGAGAACGGGCAAATCGTGCGCGATGAGATGCGAGGGGATTACGGTTATGAGGATTGA
- the ftsX gene encoding permease-like cell division protein FtsX codes for MRIDVGFRHIREGAKSFVRNGWMSVAAAGAVSVTLLILGVVLLLAMNVNYIVNSVENQVQVRVMLDLETKEAQAKTIESEMLAIPGVKHVEFVSKEEALEQLKTDMGDAKLLEGMEGKNPLPHAFIVKTSEPEQVEAVAKKIKVIDGVNKAEYGADYTGTLFSTTSVLRTVGIVFIVLLGVASVFLISNTIRLTILARRREIEIMKLVGATNWFIRWPFFIEGLFIGLIGAIIPTILLLIGYYNVSVDVMKSLQIPFLKLLPMYPTAYQVTGLLLAIGAFIGAAGSFLSMRRFLKI; via the coding sequence ATGAGGATTGATGTCGGTTTCCGTCACATACGCGAGGGAGCAAAAAGTTTCGTCCGCAACGGCTGGATGAGTGTGGCCGCTGCAGGCGCTGTCTCGGTGACGTTACTTATACTAGGTGTCGTCTTACTACTCGCCATGAATGTCAACTACATCGTCAACTCGGTCGAGAACCAAGTCCAAGTGCGCGTCATGCTCGATTTAGAGACGAAAGAAGCGCAGGCAAAAACGATCGAGAGTGAAATGTTAGCGATCCCCGGTGTGAAGCACGTCGAGTTCGTCTCCAAAGAAGAGGCGCTGGAACAGTTGAAGACGGACATGGGCGACGCGAAGTTGCTCGAAGGCATGGAAGGGAAAAACCCGCTGCCGCACGCCTTTATCGTCAAGACGAGCGAGCCGGAACAGGTCGAGGCGGTCGCAAAAAAAATTAAGGTGATTGACGGCGTCAATAAGGCCGAATACGGGGCGGATTACACCGGAACGCTGTTCAGTACGACGAGCGTGTTGCGCACAGTCGGCATCGTCTTCATCGTCTTACTCGGCGTCGCCTCCGTCTTTCTCATTTCGAACACGATTCGCCTGACGATCTTAGCGCGGCGTCGGGAAATCGAGATTATGAAACTCGTCGGTGCGACGAACTGGTTTATTCGTTGGCCGTTTTTCATCGAAGGGTTGTTCATCGGGCTCATCGGGGCGATAATACCTACCATCTTATTACTAATCGGGTATTACAATGTGAGTGTCGATGTGATGAAGTCGTTGCAAATACCGTTCTTAAAATTGTTGCCGATGTACCCGACGGCGTACCAAGTGACAGGGTTATTATTAGCAATAGGGGCATTCATCGGAGCGGCAGGGAGTTTTCTATCGATGCGCCGCTTCCTAAAAATATAA
- a CDS encoding murein hydrolase activator EnvC family protein, whose translation MKKKLLPFAVATTLVLSAISPSAIAANVDDDIKELRKEVKKQEDKQAEVQQKLKKNENAQKPVEQDIEKLDKQLSDTEKKLRKLNDDIVVTEEKLDKAERKLKAAEKRVAERDEILSERLRLIYEKGEVSYWEVLLGAKDFNDLLLRFDSLHTIAQQDKELLEAQKRDRDIVAKAKRAVEQNLAKLNTLKAEAKEQRTLLAKQQSKKKVALASLQKEHSNLEKAKEQYAQKARELADELAKKEEEKRQAELPIQAPVPVPSDNGDSGKQPSNGGNPAPPAPNKNDAPPKNTGGKLLWPANGTLTSGYGSRSGGFHKGIDVAGPVGTPIYAAEGGVVTFAGAMQGYGNAIIIAHGGGMSTLYGHMYDNGVYVKAGQRVSRGQTIGGIGNKGWSTGPHVHFEVLINGSAVNPMSYLR comes from the coding sequence GTGAAGAAGAAACTACTGCCGTTTGCCGTCGCTACGACACTCGTCCTATCTGCTATTTCTCCATCGGCAATTGCCGCAAACGTCGACGACGATATTAAGGAATTGCGCAAAGAGGTGAAAAAGCAGGAAGACAAGCAGGCGGAAGTGCAACAAAAGCTCAAGAAAAACGAGAATGCACAAAAACCAGTAGAGCAAGACATCGAAAAGTTGGACAAGCAGTTGTCAGATACGGAGAAAAAGCTTCGCAAGCTGAATGACGACATTGTCGTCACCGAAGAAAAGCTGGACAAGGCGGAACGCAAGTTAAAGGCAGCGGAAAAACGCGTGGCCGAGCGGGACGAGATTTTGAGTGAGCGCTTGCGCCTCATTTACGAAAAAGGGGAAGTGTCGTACTGGGAAGTGCTCTTAGGGGCAAAAGACTTCAACGACTTACTGTTGCGCTTCGACTCATTACATACGATTGCCCAGCAAGATAAGGAATTGCTCGAAGCGCAAAAGCGCGACCGCGACATCGTGGCCAAAGCGAAGCGAGCAGTCGAGCAAAACTTAGCGAAACTGAACACGCTCAAAGCTGAGGCGAAGGAGCAGCGCACGCTTCTTGCGAAGCAACAATCGAAGAAAAAAGTCGCACTCGCCAGCTTGCAAAAAGAGCATAGCAATTTGGAAAAAGCAAAAGAACAATACGCCCAAAAAGCGCGGGAACTCGCAGACGAACTCGCAAAAAAAGAAGAGGAAAAGCGGCAAGCAGAATTGCCGATTCAAGCGCCAGTACCTGTACCGAGCGACAACGGCGACTCCGGTAAGCAGCCGTCTAACGGCGGCAATCCCGCGCCTCCCGCGCCGAACAAAAATGATGCGCCTCCGAAGAACACCGGTGGAAAACTGTTGTGGCCGGCCAACGGTACGCTCACTTCCGGCTACGGGTCACGTAGTGGCGGGTTTCATAAAGGCATCGACGTGGCGGGACCGGTCGGCACGCCGATTTACGCTGCGGAAGGCGGCGTCGTGACGTTCGCTGGTGCGATGCAGGGCTACGGCAACGCAATCATCATTGCACACGGCGGCGGCATGTCGACGCTTTACGGCCACATGTACGATAACGGTGTGTACGTAAAAGCTGGTCAACGCGTCAGTCGCGGGCAGACAATCGGTGGAATCGGGAACAAAGGTTGGTCAACGGGTCCACACGTGCACTTTGAAGTGCTCATTAACGGCTCGGCAGTCAATCCGATGAGTTATTTGCGCTAA
- a CDS encoding S41 family peptidase, which produces MFLRRRTALFVVIVSLLSVSMLTSACSLGDWWTGQPVSSNQEATPESDQQAVKGNSDFSKLEKAYKILKKKSMYEIDDDQLIEGAIKGMVESLGDPYSAYMDAETAEQFLSSLESSFEGIGAEVMLQDGKVTIVSPIKGSPAEKAGLRPNDHVLSVDGKSLDGLSLTEAVAKIKGPKGTKVKLSILRPGSSAPQNITITRDEIPLESVHAEMMDNRIGKIQITNFAEKTAQDFAKEIAKLEKRGMKGLVIDVRGNPGGYLNAVEEIGSMLIPHNEPILWTEGKDGKQDAVRSKNKDKKKYPIVVLIDRGSASASEILAAALQEAGGSTVVGERSFGKGTVQSADDFPDHSNLKYTIAKWLTPKKNWIHEKGIKPDIKVKYPAYFEATPPSSEHEWAFDDNAEEVRGAQLILEGLGFKPGRHDGYFSKGTEKAVKDFQKAHGIKVTGKIGKQTATKLQQQLFELVREPKKDPQLQRAITELQKKL; this is translated from the coding sequence ATGTTTTTGCGGAGGCGGACCGCTCTCTTTGTAGTTATCGTTTCACTTTTGAGCGTCAGTATGCTTACGAGTGCTTGTAGTTTGGGAGATTGGTGGACGGGACAACCTGTCAGTTCCAACCAGGAAGCTACGCCGGAGTCAGATCAGCAGGCGGTCAAAGGAAATAGTGATTTTTCTAAGCTGGAAAAGGCTTATAAGATTTTGAAGAAGAAGTCGATGTATGAGATTGACGACGACCAACTGATCGAGGGTGCCATTAAAGGGATGGTTGAGTCGCTTGGCGACCCTTATTCGGCGTATATGGATGCGGAAACGGCGGAACAGTTCCTCTCTTCTTTAGAATCGTCGTTTGAAGGAATTGGCGCCGAAGTGATGTTGCAGGACGGCAAGGTGACAATCGTTTCGCCGATCAAAGGATCGCCTGCGGAAAAAGCTGGACTGCGTCCGAACGATCACGTGTTGTCGGTAGACGGCAAAAGTTTGGACGGGCTGTCGCTGACGGAAGCTGTCGCGAAAATAAAAGGTCCCAAAGGAACGAAAGTAAAGTTAAGCATTTTACGCCCGGGCAGTTCGGCGCCGCAAAATATTACGATTACGCGCGATGAAATACCGCTTGAATCCGTTCACGCGGAAATGATGGATAATCGCATCGGTAAAATCCAAATTACAAATTTTGCTGAGAAAACAGCGCAAGACTTTGCTAAAGAGATAGCTAAGCTGGAAAAACGAGGCATGAAGGGTCTTGTCATCGATGTGCGCGGCAATCCCGGCGGCTATTTGAACGCCGTAGAAGAGATCGGTAGCATGCTCATACCGCACAACGAACCGATTTTGTGGACCGAAGGTAAAGACGGTAAACAAGACGCCGTACGTTCCAAAAATAAGGACAAAAAGAAGTATCCGATCGTCGTGCTCATCGACCGCGGCAGTGCGAGTGCCTCAGAAATTTTGGCAGCAGCGTTGCAAGAAGCGGGCGGTTCTACAGTCGTTGGGGAACGCTCTTTCGGTAAGGGCACAGTACAATCGGCTGACGATTTCCCCGATCACAGTAATTTGAAGTACACGATTGCCAAATGGTTGACCCCGAAGAAAAATTGGATCCACGAAAAGGGGATTAAACCTGACATTAAGGTGAAATACCCGGCGTATTTTGAAGCGACACCGCCGTCGAGCGAGCACGAATGGGCCTTTGACGACAATGCGGAAGAAGTGCGCGGTGCGCAGTTGATCCTCGAAGGTCTCGGGTTTAAGCCAGGGCGTCACGACGGCTACTTCAGTAAAGGAACAGAGAAAGCCGTTAAAGACTTCCAAAAGGCGCACGGAATTAAAGTGACCGGTAAGATTGGTAAACAAACGGCGACAAAACTACAGCAACAACTGTTTGAACTCGTGCGCGAACCGAAGAAAGACCCACAGTTGCAACGCGCGATTACGGAACTACAGAAAAAATTGTGA
- a CDS encoding PDZ domain-containing protein, with the protein MNVSLHSVLHPLLHPLLQSFFNPLLYVAFGMTIWQAWRLHKAQLLLWGTRLYPTRRDVFHRLASGIVAGIAVSGVIALCAAPIVDVPHLQQFGDASQSQVLPEGGTQLQALPAGASQVQVSPGGGLLSQMQWMGALALLLGLIRTRFLNVYYAAGMISVLALVAPLVETLPLVQSLPAVARVFAFLHAVYVPSLLFCAAVVAIAGGVLTMWRGGDSYCPSLVSHRGAAVGVYVLQVFWAIPLVLAVGDSWLVVPALFVYDDRATARRREQRARLSGVAIVVFGLVLSFLCWVGSLYPPSSWFAAVWALGGAELIVSLLRYAENRRPFLFANSGSGICVLAVKARSPAALMGVRAGETVIAVNEQAVNDMSELYAALRKSPVYCKLQVADPAGERRFVQRSRYADEPYQLGIVPVVRTAVTAPALSPRRGWWTLFAPLEPAAQHGACRGDDLALSLKADDDPSASH; encoded by the coding sequence ATGAACGTGTCGCTACATTCAGTGCTACATCCATTACTACATCCATTGCTGCAGTCGTTTTTTAATCCACTTTTGTACGTCGCTTTCGGAATGACGATTTGGCAAGCCTGGCGGCTGCATAAGGCACAGCTTTTGTTGTGGGGAACGCGCCTCTACCCCACTCGTCGAGACGTTTTCCATCGATTGGCGAGCGGTATTGTCGCGGGAATCGCTGTAAGCGGTGTAATTGCCCTTTGCGCGGCACCCATCGTTGACGTGCCGCATTTACAGCAGTTCGGGGATGCGTCACAATCACAGGTGTTGCCTGAAGGCGGAACGCAATTACAGGCGTTGCCTGCGGGTGCTTCGCAAGTACAGGTGTCACCTGGGGGTGGATTGCTGTCACAGATGCAGTGGATGGGCGCGTTAGCACTCTTGCTCGGACTCATTCGCACCCGTTTCCTCAACGTTTATTACGCGGCCGGGATGATCAGTGTGCTCGCCTTAGTCGCGCCCTTAGTCGAGACGTTGCCGTTGGTGCAGTCACTACCAGCTGTTGCGCGAGTGTTCGCCTTTTTGCATGCAGTCTATGTTCCCAGCTTGTTGTTTTGCGCTGCTGTTGTGGCGATCGCTGGCGGGGTGCTGACGATGTGGCGCGGTGGGGACAGTTACTGTCCGTCGTTAGTGTCGCACCGCGGTGCGGCGGTCGGCGTCTACGTGTTGCAAGTCTTTTGGGCCATTCCTCTCGTCCTAGCCGTAGGTGACAGCTGGCTCGTCGTCCCAGCGCTGTTCGTTTACGACGATCGCGCCACGGCACGGCGACGAGAACAACGCGCGCGGCTAAGTGGTGTGGCCATCGTCGTTTTTGGCCTCGTCCTCAGCTTTCTGTGCTGGGTGGGATCACTCTACCCGCCTTCGTCGTGGTTCGCCGCGGTGTGGGCGCTCGGCGGGGCGGAGCTCATTGTGTCGTTGTTGCGTTATGCGGAGAATAGACGGCCGTTTTTATTCGCGAACAGCGGCAGCGGTATTTGCGTGTTAGCGGTGAAAGCGAGGAGTCCGGCAGCACTGATGGGTGTTCGCGCCGGGGAAACCGTCATTGCGGTCAACGAGCAAGCGGTGAATGACATGAGCGAGCTCTACGCGGCACTCCGAAAATCCCCTGTGTACTGTAAATTGCAAGTTGCCGATCCCGCTGGCGAGCGGCGCTTCGTGCAGCGCTCGCGCTACGCCGATGAACCGTACCAGCTCGGTATCGTCCCCGTTGTGCGCACCGCGGTGACGGCGCCTGCTTTATCGCCGCGGCGCGGCTGGTGGACGCTGTTTGCGCCCTTGGAGCCCGCGGCTCAACACGGTGCGTGTCGAGGAGACGATCTCGCTCTGTCGCTGAAGGCGGACGACGACCCTTCTGCCTCGCACTAG